One Tenebrio molitor chromosome 2, icTenMoli1.1, whole genome shotgun sequence genomic region harbors:
- the LOC138124795 gene encoding uncharacterized protein — translation MATPNWISFKLFDDALKTYLNKNVQLLTFTSTNAVPEGENYTSDLFRTTLIYLDCAKNTKCSLSVIVKCGNEDGGVKTDLAKKLHLFDKEIEMFTRTLPSIYKILGDRYTLSSKCLLASNEPHAVIVLEDLTTSGFQMFPRHIGFDLEHCFRVVEKLAQMHAASVIMYDKDPSLVKRYGEGLYADNEMIREWVSAGYSALSDACSRWPGFEKYGYKLTALGDEALERGFRATRRKLGGFHVLNHGDLWVNNMMFSYDTNNTLKDMRFVDFQMNIFTSPAIDLHYFIATSTKIEVKIGCIENILDHYYAQLLAALAKLQYSLEKVPTRELFKKDFKSRAFYGLMGAATVLAFVKASSRKDASFESVMKDDSLEGFRYHAYNNDRYRKHMEYLLPYYDTFGILD, via the exons ATGGCAACACCTAATTGGATTTCTTTTAAACTTTTCGACGACGCTTTGAAAACTTATTTGAACAAAAACGTCCAATTACTTACTTTTACGAGCACAAATGCAGTACCAGAGGGAGAAAATTACACAAGCGATCTCTTCAGAACGACTCTTATCTATTTAGACTGTGCAAA gaatACCAAATGTTCACTGTCGGTTATTGTAAAATGTGGTAACGAAGATGGTGGAGTGAAAACAGACCTGGCTAAAAAATTACACTTATTTGACaaagaaattgaaatgttTACTAGGACATTACCGAGTATTTACAAGATTTTGG GTGACCGTTATACGTTGTCCTCTAAATGTCTGCTTGCGTCGAACGAACCTCATGCCGTAATTGTTCTTGAAGATTTAACTACTTCAGGCTTTCAGATGTTTCCAAGACatattggttttgatttggaaCACTGCTTCAGAGTTGTAGAAAAATTAGCTCAAATGCATGCCGCTTCAGTTATTATGTATGACAAAGATCCTTCTCTGGTGAAACGGTACGGTGAAGGTTTATACGCCGATAATGAAATGATTAGAGAATGG GTAAGTGCTGGATACTCGGCTCTGAGTGATGCTTGCAGTAGATGGCCGGGTTTCGAAAAATACGGATATAAGCTAACAGCTTTGGGCGATGAAGCACTTGAACGAGGTTTTAGAGCTACAAGAAGAAAACTTGGAGGATTTCATGTTCTCAATCACGGTGATTTGTGGGTTAATAACATGATGTTTTCGTATGACACAAACAATACATTGAAAGACATGCGATTt gtcGACTTTCAAATGAACATTTTTACAAGTCCCGCTATCGATTTGCACTATTTCATAGCCACCAGTACGAAGATCGAAGTGAAAATTGGttgtattgaaaacattttggaTCATTATTACGCCCAACTACTTGCTGCTTTAGCTAAACTACAGTATTCATTAGAAAAAGTGCCTACAAGAGAACTGTTCAAGAAAGATTTTAAATCAAGAGCATTTTACG GATTAATGGGAGCCGCTACAGTTTTAGCCTTTGTCAAAGCTTCCAGCAGAAAAGACGCTTCTTTCGAGAGTGTAATGAAAGATGACAGTTTAGAAGGGTTTCGTTACCATGCATATAACAACGACAGATACAGAAAACACATGGAATATCTGTTACCTTACTATGACACTTTCGGCATATTAGATTAA
- the LOC138124799 gene encoding uncharacterized protein isoform X3, which produces MQNSHEIKNTEDEGDHRKSGSTKVLSRTTIANLGKTRTNTSLKIDHSKDKELINSGLHKLVSNFSTAHKIGQKPSKLVTKKNESKTPLSTPNSIPDRQLNSHIVLTKQISLDKYTMTDFEENERKLDMQSTVLTEQPYRDLQWTDPRLLKKYSLVKQPYKKSLTIPYVNKSEYGSDVVDGMSDDEAELLYSENKHFLFKCLYYFCTASVSFIGSMCGITLITVVLWKILDENILNFHLETPRHDLFFKRHLTYLAGSIVYLINTILGKIMRLLTISENILD; this is translated from the exons atgcaaaattcaCATGAGATTAAAAATACTG AAGATGAAGGAGACCATCGTAAAAGTGGCAGCACCAAAGTTCTTTCCAGAACAACAAT TGCTAATCTTGGAAAAACTCGAACTAACACCTCTTTAAAAATCGATCATTCGAAAGATAAAGA attaatCAACAGTGGTCTTCACAAACTGGTGTCAAATTTTAGTACAGCTCACAAAATTGGTCAAAAACCTTCCAAACTTGTTACCaagaaaaatgaaagtaaaacACCATTGTCCACACCGAACTCAATACCGGATAG ACAACTAAACTCCCATATTGTGTTAACTAAACAAATATCGTTGGACAAATACACGATGACGGATTTCGAGGAGAATGAACGGAAATTGGACATGCAGTCGACAGTTCTCACTGAACAACCTTATAG AGATTTACAATGGACCGATCCAagacttttaaaaaaatattcgttaGTCAAGCAACCCTATAAAAAGTCTCTTACTATTCCGTACGTGAATAAGTCTGAATACGGGTCTGACGTAGTCGACGGCATGTCTGACGACGAAGCGGAACTCCTTTActctgaaaacaaacattttctgTTTAAGT GTCTTTACTATTTTTGTACCGCTTCAGTGTCTTTTATTGGATCCATGTGTGGTATAACGCTGATTACGGTTGTTTTGTGGAAAATTCTAGATGAAAATATACTGAATTTTCATTTAGAAACGCCCAgacatgatttattttttaagagacATCTCACGTATTTAGCGGGCTCAATTGTTTACTTGATTAACACCATTCTTGGAAAAATTATGCGCCTGTTAACGATATCG GAAAACATTCTAGACTAG
- the LOC138124799 gene encoding uncharacterized protein isoform X1, with protein MQNSHEIKNTEDEGDHRKSGSTKVLSRTTIANLGKTRTNTSLKIDHSKDKELINSGLHKLVSNFSTAHKIGQKPSKLVTKKNESKTPLSTPNSIPDRQLNSHIVLTKQISLDKYTMTDFEENERKLDMQSTVLTEQPYRDLQWTDPRLLKKYSLVKQPYKKSLTIPYVNKSEYGSDVVDGMSDDEAELLYSENKHFLFKCLYYFCTASVSFIGSMCGITLITVVLWKILDENILNFHLETPRHDLFFKRHLTYLAGSIVYLINTILGKIMRLLTISTSEVFAKEEEPSVWYKLY; from the exons atgcaaaattcaCATGAGATTAAAAATACTG AAGATGAAGGAGACCATCGTAAAAGTGGCAGCACCAAAGTTCTTTCCAGAACAACAAT TGCTAATCTTGGAAAAACTCGAACTAACACCTCTTTAAAAATCGATCATTCGAAAGATAAAGA attaatCAACAGTGGTCTTCACAAACTGGTGTCAAATTTTAGTACAGCTCACAAAATTGGTCAAAAACCTTCCAAACTTGTTACCaagaaaaatgaaagtaaaacACCATTGTCCACACCGAACTCAATACCGGATAG ACAACTAAACTCCCATATTGTGTTAACTAAACAAATATCGTTGGACAAATACACGATGACGGATTTCGAGGAGAATGAACGGAAATTGGACATGCAGTCGACAGTTCTCACTGAACAACCTTATAG AGATTTACAATGGACCGATCCAagacttttaaaaaaatattcgttaGTCAAGCAACCCTATAAAAAGTCTCTTACTATTCCGTACGTGAATAAGTCTGAATACGGGTCTGACGTAGTCGACGGCATGTCTGACGACGAAGCGGAACTCCTTTActctgaaaacaaacattttctgTTTAAGT GTCTTTACTATTTTTGTACCGCTTCAGTGTCTTTTATTGGATCCATGTGTGGTATAACGCTGATTACGGTTGTTTTGTGGAAAATTCTAGATGAAAATATACTGAATTTTCATTTAGAAACGCCCAgacatgatttattttttaagagacATCTCACGTATTTAGCGGGCTCAATTGTTTACTTGATTAACACCATTCTTGGAAAAATTATGCGCCTGTTAACGATATCG ACTAGCGAAGTTTTCGCAAAGGAAGAAGAACCGTCAGTGTGgtacaaattatattaa
- the LOC138124799 gene encoding uncharacterized protein isoform X2: protein MQNSHEIKNTDEGDHRKSGSTKVLSRTTIANLGKTRTNTSLKIDHSKDKELINSGLHKLVSNFSTAHKIGQKPSKLVTKKNESKTPLSTPNSIPDRQLNSHIVLTKQISLDKYTMTDFEENERKLDMQSTVLTEQPYRDLQWTDPRLLKKYSLVKQPYKKSLTIPYVNKSEYGSDVVDGMSDDEAELLYSENKHFLFKCLYYFCTASVSFIGSMCGITLITVVLWKILDENILNFHLETPRHDLFFKRHLTYLAGSIVYLINTILGKIMRLLTISTSEVFAKEEEPSVWYKLY, encoded by the exons atgcaaaattcaCATGAGATTAAAAATACTG ATGAAGGAGACCATCGTAAAAGTGGCAGCACCAAAGTTCTTTCCAGAACAACAAT TGCTAATCTTGGAAAAACTCGAACTAACACCTCTTTAAAAATCGATCATTCGAAAGATAAAGA attaatCAACAGTGGTCTTCACAAACTGGTGTCAAATTTTAGTACAGCTCACAAAATTGGTCAAAAACCTTCCAAACTTGTTACCaagaaaaatgaaagtaaaacACCATTGTCCACACCGAACTCAATACCGGATAG ACAACTAAACTCCCATATTGTGTTAACTAAACAAATATCGTTGGACAAATACACGATGACGGATTTCGAGGAGAATGAACGGAAATTGGACATGCAGTCGACAGTTCTCACTGAACAACCTTATAG AGATTTACAATGGACCGATCCAagacttttaaaaaaatattcgttaGTCAAGCAACCCTATAAAAAGTCTCTTACTATTCCGTACGTGAATAAGTCTGAATACGGGTCTGACGTAGTCGACGGCATGTCTGACGACGAAGCGGAACTCCTTTActctgaaaacaaacattttctgTTTAAGT GTCTTTACTATTTTTGTACCGCTTCAGTGTCTTTTATTGGATCCATGTGTGGTATAACGCTGATTACGGTTGTTTTGTGGAAAATTCTAGATGAAAATATACTGAATTTTCATTTAGAAACGCCCAgacatgatttattttttaagagacATCTCACGTATTTAGCGGGCTCAATTGTTTACTTGATTAACACCATTCTTGGAAAAATTATGCGCCTGTTAACGATATCG ACTAGCGAAGTTTTCGCAAAGGAAGAAGAACCGTCAGTGTGgtacaaattatattaa
- the RpS17 gene encoding small ribosomal subunit protein eS17 — MGRVRTKTVKKASKVIIEKYYTRLTLDFHTNKRICEEIAIIPTKPLRNKIAGFVTHLMKRLRHSQVRGISIKLQEEERERRDNFVPEVSALEHDIIEVDPETKEMLKLLDFNNISGLQLTQPTTNTFNRRA, encoded by the coding sequence ATGGGTCGCGTGCGTACTAAGACAGTGAAAAAAGCGTCAAAGGTTATAATCGAGAAGTATTACACTCGATTAACTCTAGATTTCCATACCAACAAACGCATTTGCGAAGAAATCGCCATAATACCGACGAAACCTTTGCGTAACAAAATTGCTGGATTTGTTACACATTTGATGAAACGTCTGCGTCACTCCCAGGTCCGTGGCATTTCAATCAAACTTCAGGAGGAAGAGAGAGAACGAAGAGATAATTTCGTTCCAGAAGTTTCAGCTTTGGAACATGACATCATAGAAGTAGACCCAGAAACTAAAGAAATGTTAAAGTTACTGGATTTCAATAACATTAGTGGGTTGCAGCTGACACAACCTACCACAAATACATTTAATAGACGTgcttaa